Part of the Spiroplasma endosymbiont of Poecilobothrus nobilitatus genome is shown below.
TTCTTATTCACGTGGTGCAATTTTTGGATTAGAGCGTGGAACAAAGCGTGAACATTTAGTTAAAGCAACATTAGAATCACTTGCTTATCAATCATATGATGTTATTACTGCCGCGGCTGAAGATTTACAACAACCAATTAAACGAATTAAAGTTGATGGTGGTGCTAGTCAAAATGAATATTTAATTCAATTTCAAGCTGATATTTCACAAGTTGAAGTAATTCGCCCTCAAAATATTGAAACAACTGCCATGGGAGCTGCTTTTATAGCCGGATTAGCTGTTGGATTCTTAACATCACCAACAGAAATTAAAAAAATATCAGCCGTTGGAAAAAAATATCATGCTAAGTTAAAACAAGAAATTGTAGCAAAATTATTAAAATGGTGAAAAGTTGCTGTTAAGGGTACTTTAAACTGTTTAAAAGAGATTGAATAAAAAAATAACCTTATAAAAGGTTATTTTTTAAAATCCGCAGCATGTTTTTTTAAATTATAAAATGTTTTAATTCCATCATATTCAGCTACTGTTCCTAGCTCATCTTCAATTGCTAATAAACGATTATATTTTGCAATTCTATCACTTCGTGACATACTTCCTGTTTTAATTTGACCAGTATTTAAAGCGACTGCTAAATCAGCAATTGTTGAATCTTCTGTTTCTCCTGAACGATGTGAAACAACTG
Proteins encoded:
- a CDS encoding FGGY-family carbohydrate kinase codes for the protein MENKCLYKKCPKKCCHSNNLVQDDQQVYVVPSFAGLGSPYWNSYSRGAIFGLERGTKREHLVKATLESLAYQSYDVITAAAEDLQQPIKRIKVDGGASQNEYLIQFQADISQVEVIRPQNIETTAMGAAFIAGLAVGFLTSPTEIKKISAVGKKYHAKLKQEIVAKLLKWWKVAVKGTLNCLKEIE